In Archangium violaceum, the following are encoded in one genomic region:
- a CDS encoding double-CXXCG motif protein, with protein sequence MMRWLPPYRVELMLHGEEFGDFIEAPGHYLFISERLVQAFKEDGLTGLEGFHPVEVVRVRRKRRGPKSAHVPCYLAVTARYGRAAVDLVRSRIRYADEPPTCEECRNATKNAIHGFTLEAGTWQGEDIFRPRGLTGRLVVSERFARFVERHGFTNMVLIPTEELVWDPLELGPPPG encoded by the coding sequence ATGATGAGGTGGCTTCCCCCTTACCGCGTCGAGCTGATGTTGCACGGTGAGGAATTCGGGGACTTCATCGAAGCCCCGGGGCATTACCTTTTCATCTCCGAGCGGCTCGTCCAGGCTTTCAAGGAGGATGGACTCACGGGGCTGGAGGGCTTCCACCCAGTGGAGGTGGTACGGGTGCGCCGCAAGCGGCGAGGCCCCAAGTCCGCTCACGTGCCTTGCTACCTGGCCGTCACGGCCCGCTATGGCCGCGCTGCGGTGGATCTGGTGCGCAGCCGTATCCGTTATGCCGACGAGCCTCCCACGTGCGAGGAGTGCCGCAATGCGACCAAGAACGCCATCCATGGCTTCACTCTGGAGGCTGGTACCTGGCAGGGAGAGGACATCTTCCGTCCCCGGGGGCTGACTGGGCGTCTGGTCGTCTCCGAGCGCTTCGCGCGCTTCGTGGAGCGGCACGGGTTCACCAACATGGTCCTGATTCCTACCGAGGAACTCGTGTGGGACCCCTTGGAACTCGGGCCGCCACCCGGTTAG
- a CDS encoding helicase C-terminal domain-containing protein, giving the protein MGGAAELFTRHVFLDLETTGLDPRVDEVIELGALFVENGRVVDKYVHFFSASRPLPLTIRRLTGIEDAMLAGQPRLAQKVPELRKLLAGWTVVAHNASFEKGFLPDLLGPIRAPVLDSCELMHYLHPELSSHSLEALLRWAGKGPRSRHRAMTDCEATHAVLVHAMEGCIRDGRADDLADLLETLDPRASLRLAQIEAGEAGLEDLEGDIDPEARPLVSVLTGLWNLCRRHSAPLKLEATGFLPGRPEHLRTNGTKPPPEPEEDTPVEPVRAEEVSALLGPGGALERAQEGFAARPAQLEMAQAVARTLSEGGQLAVEAGTGTGKSLAYLTPAALFAARNGRKVGVAPHTKTLQDQLIEKDLPRLHRATEGAFSYALLKGQTNYLCRRRALDITRVEPGMSHAARAPRAYLRALMRRGREGDLDRLSHWFRERFPVLLALAPAVRSEAATTLGERCPHYHRCYYHSAVAQARDADVLVINQSLAFAWPLRYPKLDHLVLDEAHEVEDVATTALSSELSDLAFSRLTERLHGRDGRRGLFAELRRALFASRRAEARVLMSEVESSLLSVGAASRALGEHVVGLCEPAATSASEDADESAYAPELRITGEVRASAAWEPVREGLVEVRECLQSLHKLLTVGLAEVLPDLAVKIPPLERELAGAVSEVQELTTLASELSDDPSEGRCYAATAVPRKQRWSLLAQPVNVAAYVSRDFAQHKRALVLASATLSTGTERMPYVLGRLGLDGRNEGIPPPRLLRAPTPFDLRKQALVVLVTDAPRAHEEAFIDWAAMRVSGIAQVMGGRVLGLFASTRRMERVADQVKAKLEPQGIEVMRQSRGHGRSLAARQEKDTGTVLLGTKSFWQGVDIPGRGVGCVFIDKLPLEPASRPLVATREEALARGGNAHLGFLYYRLPRALLMLRQGVGRLIRSHGDRGVVVIADPGHPSYRQLILDALAGYRVELLPWSEARVRLYAAIEEMGLIRRA; this is encoded by the coding sequence ATGGGCGGCGCGGCGGAACTCTTCACCCGACACGTGTTCCTGGACCTCGAGACGACGGGGTTGGATCCGCGCGTCGACGAGGTCATCGAGCTCGGCGCCCTCTTCGTCGAGAACGGTCGGGTCGTGGACAAGTACGTCCACTTCTTCTCCGCCTCGCGCCCCCTGCCCCTCACCATCCGCCGCCTCACGGGCATCGAGGACGCGATGCTCGCCGGCCAGCCCCGGCTCGCGCAGAAGGTGCCCGAGCTGCGCAAGTTGCTCGCCGGCTGGACGGTGGTGGCGCACAACGCCTCCTTCGAGAAGGGCTTCCTCCCGGACCTGCTGGGCCCCATCCGCGCCCCGGTGCTCGACTCGTGCGAGCTGATGCACTACCTGCACCCGGAGCTGTCCAGCCACTCGCTGGAGGCCCTGCTGCGCTGGGCCGGCAAGGGCCCTCGCTCGCGGCACCGCGCCATGACGGACTGCGAGGCCACCCACGCCGTGCTGGTGCACGCCATGGAGGGCTGCATCCGCGACGGGCGCGCCGATGACCTCGCCGACCTGCTGGAGACGTTGGATCCGCGCGCCTCGCTGCGGCTCGCGCAGATAGAGGCCGGCGAGGCAGGGCTGGAGGATCTGGAGGGAGATATCGACCCGGAGGCGAGGCCCCTCGTCTCGGTGCTCACTGGCCTGTGGAACCTGTGCCGGAGACACTCCGCCCCTCTGAAGCTGGAGGCCACGGGCTTCCTCCCCGGCCGCCCCGAGCACCTGCGGACCAACGGCACGAAGCCGCCCCCCGAGCCGGAAGAGGACACTCCGGTGGAGCCCGTCCGCGCCGAGGAGGTGTCGGCGCTGCTCGGCCCTGGAGGCGCATTGGAGCGCGCGCAGGAGGGCTTCGCGGCCCGGCCCGCGCAGCTCGAGATGGCCCAGGCCGTGGCGCGCACGCTCTCCGAGGGCGGGCAGCTCGCGGTGGAGGCCGGCACGGGCACGGGCAAGTCGCTGGCGTACCTGACGCCCGCGGCCCTCTTCGCCGCTCGCAACGGGCGCAAGGTGGGCGTGGCCCCGCATACCAAGACGCTGCAGGACCAGCTCATCGAGAAGGACCTGCCCCGCCTGCACCGCGCCACCGAGGGCGCCTTCTCGTACGCGCTCCTCAAGGGCCAGACGAACTACCTCTGCCGCCGCCGCGCGCTCGACATCACCCGCGTGGAGCCCGGCATGAGCCACGCCGCCCGGGCCCCCCGCGCCTACCTGCGCGCCCTGATGCGACGCGGCCGCGAGGGAGACCTCGACCGGCTGAGCCACTGGTTCCGCGAGCGCTTCCCCGTGCTGCTCGCGCTGGCGCCGGCGGTGCGCTCGGAGGCGGCCACCACGCTGGGCGAGCGCTGCCCGCATTACCACCGCTGCTACTACCACTCGGCGGTGGCCCAGGCGCGCGACGCGGACGTGCTCGTCATCAACCAGTCGCTCGCCTTCGCGTGGCCCCTGCGCTACCCGAAGCTGGACCACCTGGTGCTCGACGAGGCGCACGAGGTGGAGGACGTGGCCACCACCGCGCTCTCCTCGGAGCTGTCGGACCTGGCATTCTCCCGGCTCACCGAGCGGCTGCATGGACGCGACGGGCGGCGCGGCCTCTTCGCGGAATTGAGGCGGGCGCTGTTCGCCTCGCGGCGCGCGGAGGCCCGCGTGCTGATGAGCGAGGTGGAGAGCTCCCTGCTCTCGGTGGGCGCGGCCTCGCGGGCCCTGGGCGAGCACGTGGTGGGGCTGTGCGAGCCGGCCGCCACGAGCGCCTCGGAGGACGCGGACGAGTCCGCCTACGCGCCGGAGCTGCGCATCACGGGCGAGGTGCGGGCCTCCGCCGCGTGGGAGCCGGTGCGCGAGGGACTGGTGGAGGTGCGCGAGTGCCTCCAGTCGCTGCACAAGCTGCTGACGGTGGGGCTGGCGGAGGTGTTGCCGGACCTCGCGGTGAAGATTCCGCCGCTGGAGCGGGAGCTGGCGGGCGCCGTCTCGGAGGTGCAGGAGCTGACGACGCTGGCGTCGGAGCTGTCCGACGACCCCTCGGAGGGCCGGTGCTACGCGGCCACGGCGGTGCCTCGCAAGCAGCGCTGGAGCCTGCTCGCGCAGCCGGTGAACGTGGCGGCCTATGTGTCGAGGGACTTCGCGCAGCACAAGCGGGCCCTGGTGCTGGCCTCGGCCACGCTGAGCACGGGCACCGAGCGGATGCCGTACGTGCTCGGCCGGCTGGGACTGGACGGGCGCAACGAGGGGATTCCACCACCCCGGCTGCTGCGCGCGCCCACGCCCTTCGACCTGCGCAAGCAGGCGCTGGTGGTGCTGGTGACGGACGCGCCCCGCGCGCACGAGGAGGCGTTCATCGACTGGGCCGCGATGCGCGTGTCCGGGATTGCCCAGGTGATGGGCGGGCGAGTGCTGGGGTTGTTCGCCTCCACGCGGCGGATGGAGCGCGTAGCGGACCAGGTGAAGGCGAAGCTGGAGCCGCAGGGTATCGAGGTGATGCGGCAGTCACGGGGGCACGGACGCTCACTTGCGGCGCGGCAGGAGAAGGACACCGGCACGGTGCTGCTGGGCACGAAGAGCTTCTGGCAGGGCGTGGACATCCCCGGCCGGGGCGTGGGGTGCGTCTTCATCGACAAGCTGCCGCTGGAGCCCGCCAGCCGCCCGCTGGTGGCCACGCGCGAGGAAGCACTGGCCCGTGGAGGCAACGCGCACCTGGGATTCCTGTACTACCGGCTGCCTCGGGCGTTGCTGATGCTGCGCCAGGGCGTGGGCCGGCTCATCCGCTCGCACGGGGACCGGGGCGTGGTCGTCATCGCCGATCCCGGCCACCCCAGCTACCGGCAGTTGATACTGGACGCGCTCGCCGGCTACCGCGTGGAGCTGCTCCCGTGGTCCGAGGCCCGCGTGCGTCTCTATGCGGCCATCGAAGAGATGGGGCTCATCCGGCGCGCCTAA
- a CDS encoding DUF4153 domain-containing protein, with protein MTIAASGFPTDTAEVSPAPAVSRLRRPRATLLAALGLGVCAEVLFDGPSLGLSFPLFIVLLVSALLTLGGREGWQRARPNSWLLVPLLFFSGMVFVRASPFLTTLNVLASGFLLLLVTHFWAAGRVERLGLWSYPFTVLGTFFRAALLPPGVLRAEVDLSSAREQVPKLMPVLRGALLAVPVLFIFTALLVSADAVFEDAVARVLSFGSDLTFLDGLWRAVFVGGSAFGVLGLLAHALRRRRHGSEVGESEVTPAVPRLGFTEALTLVGLVDLLFLGFAGIQLAFFFGEAHLPSGLTYSEYARRGFFELLTVSVMTLGLSLALARWTRLKSQGQLTAFQASCTAMVGLVLVILASAMKRMALYESAYGYTHLRVYTHVFMVALAGVLAWRAVTLWWRPERFAIGAFVGALGFVAALNVLNPDAFIARGNLERSVEGSSLDESYMLLSLSEDAAPELAAHLARNPEGTFATNIRSRFCRFSEPMPGGWPAFHLARHRAATLVQPLSCQD; from the coding sequence ATGACGATCGCCGCTTCTGGTTTTCCGACCGATACCGCCGAGGTTTCCCCGGCCCCCGCCGTGTCCCGTCTCCGTCGGCCCCGGGCGACGTTGCTCGCGGCGCTCGGGCTGGGCGTCTGCGCCGAGGTGCTCTTCGACGGACCCTCGCTCGGCCTCTCGTTCCCTCTGTTCATCGTGCTCCTCGTGTCGGCGCTGCTCACGCTCGGCGGCCGCGAGGGCTGGCAGCGGGCCCGTCCCAATTCCTGGCTGCTCGTGCCGCTGCTGTTCTTCTCCGGCATGGTCTTCGTGCGCGCCAGCCCGTTCCTCACCACGCTCAACGTGCTCGCCTCGGGCTTCCTGCTGCTCCTGGTGACGCACTTCTGGGCGGCCGGACGCGTGGAGCGGCTCGGGCTGTGGAGCTACCCGTTCACCGTGCTCGGCACGTTCTTCCGCGCCGCGCTGCTGCCACCGGGCGTGTTGCGCGCGGAGGTGGACCTGTCCTCGGCTCGCGAGCAGGTGCCGAAGCTGATGCCGGTGTTGCGCGGCGCGCTGCTCGCCGTGCCCGTGCTGTTCATCTTCACGGCCCTGCTCGTCTCGGCGGACGCGGTCTTCGAGGACGCGGTGGCGCGGGTGCTGTCCTTCGGCTCGGACCTGACGTTCCTGGATGGCCTCTGGCGGGCGGTGTTCGTTGGCGGGAGCGCGTTCGGGGTGCTCGGCCTGCTCGCCCATGCGCTGCGCCGCCGCCGCCATGGCTCCGAGGTGGGGGAGTCGGAAGTCACTCCGGCCGTTCCCCGCCTGGGCTTCACCGAGGCCCTCACGCTCGTGGGGTTGGTGGACCTGCTCTTCCTGGGCTTCGCCGGCATCCAGCTCGCCTTCTTCTTCGGCGAGGCGCATCTGCCCTCGGGGCTCACGTACTCCGAGTATGCCCGGCGCGGCTTCTTCGAGCTGCTCACGGTGTCGGTGATGACGCTGGGCCTCAGCCTGGCGCTGGCGCGCTGGACGCGGCTGAAGAGCCAGGGGCAGCTCACCGCCTTCCAGGCCTCGTGCACGGCGATGGTGGGCCTGGTGCTGGTCATCCTCGCGTCGGCGATGAAGCGCATGGCGCTCTACGAGTCCGCCTACGGCTACACGCACCTGCGCGTGTACACGCACGTCTTCATGGTGGCCCTGGCCGGGGTGCTCGCCTGGCGCGCGGTGACGCTGTGGTGGCGCCCGGAGCGCTTCGCCATCGGTGCCTTCGTCGGCGCGCTCGGCTTCGTCGCGGCGCTCAACGTGCTCAACCCGGATGCCTTCATCGCGCGCGGCAACCTCGAGCGCTCCGTGGAGGGCTCCTCGCTGGATGAGTCCTACATGCTGCTGTCGCTGTCCGAGGACGCCGCGCCGGAGCTCGCCGCACACCTGGCCCGGAATCCCGAGGGCACGTTCGCGACGAACATCCGGAGCCGGTTCTGCCGCTTCTCCGAGCCCATGCCGGGAGGCTGGCCGGCCTTCCACCTCGCGCGCCACCGGGCGGCGACGCTGGTGCAGCCGCTGTCGTGCCAGGACTGA
- a CDS encoding cupredoxin domain-containing protein, whose translation MTFFSKIIKPLLALALAGAVLSAEQGCSKPASPPEPSAPAAPAAQEAKKPGEPRTIALSVTEKGYEPSPVTLKQGEPVKLVLTRTTDHTCATEIVLEEYGIDTKLPLNQPVEVSFTPTKTGKLVYGCAMGKMISGVFMVE comes from the coding sequence ATGACCTTCTTCTCCAAGATCATCAAGCCGCTGCTGGCCCTCGCCCTGGCGGGCGCGGTGCTGAGCGCCGAGCAGGGCTGCTCCAAGCCCGCGAGCCCACCGGAGCCCTCCGCCCCCGCGGCCCCCGCCGCCCAGGAGGCGAAGAAGCCCGGTGAGCCGCGCACCATCGCGCTCTCCGTCACCGAGAAGGGCTACGAGCCGAGCCCCGTCACCCTCAAGCAGGGCGAGCCCGTGAAGCTGGTGCTGACCCGGACCACGGACCATACCTGCGCGACGGAGATCGTCCTCGAGGAGTACGGCATCGACACGAAGCTGCCCCTCAACCAGCCGGTGGAGGTGTCCTTCACCCCCACCAAGACGGGCAAGCTCGTCTACGGCTGCGCCATGGGGAAGATGATCAGCGGCGTGTTCATGGTGGAGTGA
- a CDS encoding DUF4878 domain-containing protein, with product MRLLPTMPLLLLALLALGGCGRTGYDTPDKAYKTFHSHVRNGEYKQAWAALSKPTQDTLQQRAQAAAQASGGAVKADPLAFFFANVPPPTDVTEVTLASEEGDVATVGVVSSSGKSQVRMVREPSGWKVDLTDSLQQP from the coding sequence ATGCGCCTGCTGCCAACGATGCCGCTGCTCCTGCTGGCCCTGCTGGCCCTGGGAGGTTGCGGCCGAACCGGCTACGACACGCCCGACAAGGCCTACAAGACCTTCCACTCCCATGTGCGCAACGGGGAGTACAAGCAGGCCTGGGCGGCCCTCTCCAAGCCCACCCAGGACACCCTCCAGCAACGGGCCCAGGCGGCGGCCCAGGCTTCTGGCGGCGCGGTGAAGGCGGACCCGTTAGCCTTCTTCTTCGCGAATGTTCCTCCACCAACCGATGTTACGGAGGTCACGCTGGCGAGCGAGGAGGGGGACGTGGCGACGGTGGGCGTGGTCTCCTCGAGTGGAAAGAGCCAGGTCCGGATGGTTCGAGAACCGTCCGGATGGAAGGTAGACCTTACGGATTCCCTCCAGCAACCGTGA
- a CDS encoding diguanylate cyclase, producing MADGSIRKTGETVRRTGSTTSYANRTILVVDDDPANITHVRDGLASHGYRFREALDGAEALRSVREVRPDLIIMDVEMPRLGGVEVCRIIKANGGEGGFGFIPIILVTARQAGGKIEGLELGADDYLVKPFDMLELSARVKSMLRLKALQDTLMEKNRELDHKNRELDRANKELAQKREELLALTRTDALTGLSNRRYFEERLAEEFARATRYRSPLALVMLDIDHFKRLNDSYGHPFGDEVLRTVARTVKGKLREVDFVARYGGEEIIALLPETGPKEALGACERVREAIAALQLEHRAQDGSRKEVRCTASLGVANAPDPRLVGVEDLLRAADTCLYEAKAAGRNCVRQYQEEGSN from the coding sequence ATGGCGGACGGCTCGATCAGGAAGACGGGAGAGACAGTCCGCCGCACCGGGTCCACGACTTCGTACGCCAACCGCACCATCCTGGTCGTCGACGACGATCCGGCCAACATCACGCACGTGCGCGATGGCCTGGCCTCGCACGGCTACCGCTTCCGCGAGGCGCTCGATGGCGCCGAGGCCCTGCGCTCGGTGCGTGAGGTCCGCCCGGACCTCATCATCATGGACGTGGAGATGCCGCGGCTGGGCGGAGTGGAGGTGTGCCGCATCATCAAGGCCAACGGGGGCGAGGGCGGCTTCGGCTTCATCCCGATCATCCTGGTGACGGCGCGGCAGGCGGGGGGAAAGATCGAGGGCCTGGAGCTGGGGGCGGACGACTACCTGGTCAAGCCCTTCGACATGCTGGAGCTGTCCGCGCGGGTGAAGTCCATGCTGCGCCTCAAGGCGCTGCAGGACACGCTGATGGAGAAGAACCGCGAGTTGGACCACAAGAACCGCGAGCTGGACCGGGCCAACAAGGAGCTGGCGCAGAAGCGCGAGGAGCTGCTGGCCCTCACCCGCACGGACGCGCTCACCGGCCTGAGCAACCGCCGCTACTTCGAGGAGCGGCTGGCCGAGGAGTTCGCCCGCGCCACGCGCTACCGCTCGCCCCTGGCGCTGGTGATGCTGGACATCGACCACTTCAAGCGGCTCAACGACTCCTACGGCCACCCCTTCGGGGACGAGGTGCTGCGCACCGTGGCCCGCACGGTGAAGGGCAAGCTGCGCGAGGTGGACTTCGTGGCGCGCTACGGCGGCGAGGAGATCATCGCCCTGCTGCCGGAGACGGGCCCCAAGGAGGCGCTCGGGGCGTGCGAGCGGGTGCGAGAGGCCATCGCGGCACTCCAGCTGGAGCACCGCGCCCAGGACGGCTCCCGCAAGGAGGTGCGATGCACGGCCTCCCTGGGAGTAGCCAACGCACCCGACCCCCGCCTGGTGGGCGTGGAGGACCTGCTGCGCGCCGCCGACACCTGCCTCTACGAGGCCAAGGCGGCCGGCCGCAACTGCGTCCGCCAATACCAGGAAGAGGGCTCGAACTGA
- the trmB gene encoding tRNA (guanine(46)-N(7))-methyltransferase TrmB: MPRPRLLPDPVGLHLASLETPPDWDAEFGFSGPLELEIGSGAGGHALEYCRRHPEVRFVAFEWRKKYARDTLDRASKMGLRNLRVMEADARFVVPRIFASGSLDAIHLQFPDPWWKRAHFKRAVIQPEFARLLLDRMKPGGLFDMRTDVQDRGVAMLAILEDAGFINPLGKGVFHPYDPEEVPSTRERRYLASGEPVYRGRLRKPT, from the coding sequence ATGCCCCGTCCTCGCCTCCTCCCCGATCCCGTCGGCCTGCATCTGGCCAGTCTCGAAACCCCACCCGACTGGGACGCGGAGTTCGGCTTCTCCGGCCCCCTGGAGCTGGAGATCGGCTCCGGCGCCGGCGGCCATGCCCTGGAGTATTGCCGGCGCCACCCCGAGGTGCGCTTCGTCGCCTTCGAGTGGCGCAAGAAGTACGCGCGCGACACCCTGGACCGGGCCAGCAAGATGGGCCTGCGCAACCTGCGCGTCATGGAGGCGGACGCACGCTTCGTGGTGCCGCGCATCTTCGCCTCGGGCTCGCTGGACGCCATCCACCTGCAGTTCCCCGACCCCTGGTGGAAGCGCGCCCACTTCAAGCGCGCCGTCATCCAGCCCGAGTTCGCCCGCCTCCTGCTGGACCGGATGAAGCCGGGCGGCCTCTTCGACATGCGCACGGACGTGCAGGACCGGGGCGTCGCCATGCTGGCCATCCTCGAGGACGCCGGCTTCATCAATCCGCTCGGCAAGGGGGTGTTCCACCCCTATGACCCCGAAGAGGTCCCCTCCACGCGCGAGCGGCGCTACCTGGCCAGCGGCGAGCCCGTGTACCGCGGTCGCCTGCGCAAACCCACCTGA
- a CDS encoding bifunctional riboflavin kinase/FAD synthetase, which produces MKVFHGVTEARELAGCALALGNFDGVHLGHQALFAEARRHGAPAALTFQPHPGKVLQPDLAPKLITLLPRKLELFEAFGLEAVVVQPFTLEYARHSPRDFEASLLDVVGARHIVVGYDFTYGAARAGTADTLREAAAARGAQVHVVPPVTVDGVVASSSKVREYILEGRVGAAQRLLGRPFDLDGTVVTGHGRGRGIGFPTANVDTQNELRPAAGVYAIRVRLRGEPESSWRPGVANIGVKPTFGVNEVTIEAHLLDYQGDLYGKELRVQFLERLRAERRFGSVAELVGQIKRDVEAARTVIARASD; this is translated from the coding sequence ATGAAGGTCTTCCACGGTGTCACGGAGGCGCGGGAGCTGGCCGGCTGCGCGCTCGCGCTGGGTAACTTCGACGGGGTGCACCTGGGCCACCAGGCCCTCTTCGCCGAGGCCCGGCGCCACGGCGCTCCCGCCGCGCTCACCTTCCAACCCCACCCGGGCAAGGTGCTCCAGCCGGACCTGGCCCCCAAGCTCATCACCCTGCTGCCGCGCAAGCTGGAGCTCTTCGAGGCCTTCGGGCTGGAGGCGGTGGTGGTGCAGCCCTTCACGCTGGAGTACGCCCGCCACTCGCCGCGCGACTTCGAGGCCTCGCTGCTGGACGTGGTGGGCGCGCGTCACATCGTGGTGGGCTACGACTTCACCTATGGAGCCGCTCGCGCCGGCACCGCGGACACCCTGCGCGAGGCCGCCGCCGCCCGGGGGGCCCAGGTGCACGTGGTGCCTCCCGTCACGGTGGATGGGGTGGTGGCCTCGTCCTCCAAGGTGCGCGAGTACATCCTCGAGGGTCGGGTGGGGGCCGCGCAGCGGCTCCTGGGGCGGCCGTTCGATCTGGACGGCACCGTCGTCACGGGTCACGGCCGGGGCCGGGGCATCGGCTTCCCCACCGCCAACGTGGACACCCAGAACGAGCTGCGCCCGGCCGCCGGCGTGTACGCCATCCGCGTCCGCCTTCGCGGCGAGCCGGAGTCCTCCTGGCGCCCCGGGGTGGCCAATATCGGTGTCAAACCCACCTTCGGGGTCAACGAGGTCACCATCGAGGCGCACCTGTTGGACTACCAGGGGGACCTGTACGGCAAGGAGCTGCGGGTGCAGTTCCTGGAGCGGCTGCGCGCCGAGCGGCGGTTCGGGTCGGTAGCGGAACTGGTGGGGCAGATCAAGAGGGACGTCGAGGCTGCCCGGACGGTGATCGCACGGGCGTCCGACTGA